The following proteins come from a genomic window of Micavibrio aeruginosavorus EPB:
- a CDS encoding inverse autotransporter beta domain-containing protein, giving the protein MVRNHDVIDVNFLKCEILIGRNMNSKSKALCSVGVITTLALFSWPAQAQDKWEPYIDLEGKIGNERDVGEIDLFMPLSQDDDTLFFSDLRLRTDNNSSSEGNFGLGLRQMLDHGWNVGAYGYFDRTAAKHPMIIISIRLHWAQSCWAKIGMCV; this is encoded by the coding sequence GTGGTACGCAATCATGACGTGATTGATGTAAATTTTTTAAAATGTGAAATCTTGATTGGGAGAAATATGAATTCTAAATCAAAAGCCCTTTGTTCCGTTGGTGTCATAACAACCTTGGCCTTGTTTTCATGGCCGGCGCAGGCGCAGGATAAATGGGAGCCCTATATTGATTTGGAAGGTAAAATCGGGAATGAGCGTGATGTAGGCGAAATCGATTTGTTCATGCCGCTTTCTCAAGATGACGATACTTTATTTTTCTCTGATCTCCGCCTGCGTACAGATAACAATTCCAGCAGCGAAGGCAATTTCGGCTTGGGGCTGCGCCAGATGCTGGATCATGGCTGGAATGTTGGGGCCTATGGCTATTTTGACCGCACCGCCGCCAAACATCCAATGATAATTATTTCGATCAGATTACATTGGGCGCAGAGCTGCTGGGCCAAGATTGGGATGTGCGTGTGA